From the Brienomyrus brachyistius isolate T26 chromosome 23, BBRACH_0.4, whole genome shotgun sequence genome, the window CGGATTCTGCATTGGCTCCCACCTCATCATgctctttcctttttttcttttttgtatcaGTGCCACTGAGATCAAAGCAGCTTTCCAAGTGGacctgaaaaaatatataaatggcgtgtgtctgtctgtctgtgtgtgtgtctgtgtgcttgcaACAATATACCAATGGCAAGTAAAGAAACTTTTTTTcacaatttatttaaaatggtttGTTGGACCATGAATtatcaagcttttttttttttttttttaccaatttagatttgtattgttttttatatatatataaagtggaACTAAATACTGTACTTTATAGTTTGAGGGAGGGCGGGAATCAAGCTGAATGTGTATTTTCATTTgggatgtctctctctcttttctttttttttttttgttttgcaagatTTAATAAATTCTAATTTTCTTGAGTTTGAAATGGTTCCATTGTGGAAAATTGGTGTAGTGTTAATTTGTCTCCAGCGGTGCTAGGAAATTGGCTGCCGCATGCTCCGGACCCCAAGTGTTGCGTTTCCCTGCACATTTCTTAGCCGGCAAAAAGTCTGATTATTCTAATTGTTGGACAGCAGGCTGTTGCTAAGTATCACACACAGCCTTCTCAGCGACCCACATCTATCCGATGCTACCGCCATTTGATCACCTCCATTGCTAAATCATACATCTCACTCACGAGTCACAACAGAATCTCAAAAACTGTATATTATCTGCACTTTCATAAACTCAAGGACAGTAAAGCACAGTAAATGTACGTACAGACAATAGTGTAATTTTTTTACGTTATGTAATTTACCCTACATCATCTGTACTTATACAAAAACCTCAAATATTATCTGTACTTGTACAAATTAGTAACCACTTGCCACAGTAGAGAAAAAAATGGCAATGTTTAAGgccataaatatatttaataagaCTGTTACTTCACGCCCAGCGTAAAATACTGAATGAAAACGGTATTCAATTTGTGGTATTGTCAATATGCGTGTTAAATATTATCACCGACTACTAATTTCTGTCTCGTCAGTGTAGTTAATTTAATTCATGAGTTGCTTTTAAACATTGAGCGTTATTTCTCACCCAACTACAGAACTGTATAAGTAGTCTTTGACACTGATGGAACCATTACGGTACTACAGACTGTCCACACGGGCGCTTTTCCAGCACACGAGGATCTGCACCTCTGGTATTTTCCATTGGCGTAGAAACTGGTGCGGTGACATCACAGCGCGAGGCGGGGTATTTTGCAATGAATCCGAAAAATGGCTGTAGGAAGACTGCACAACGTGCGATATTAATACGCTTCTTATGCACACCCAATCCTTACATAAATAGTCAGATGGATTAAGATCagcctttttctttctttcagttACTCTATCATAGAAAAAATACTTTGcaaattttgcattttttaaatttaaaaaggtTTAGGGCTGCATGCGTTCTCACAGACGTAATCATTTTCGTCCCTGCAGTTTCATTAAATCACTtgtagactgatttgtgagaaatgtatgTTGAACTccctttttgctttataaatactcaaatatttattacaacaaaataataCCATGCTGTCCTGGTGTATTATACAAAAGAACTTTATTTCTTGTTATTTGTCCACGCATCCATTATTATTGCTTTTATTGTTTTCTACTTAGTCAACCGAGTTTGGGACTTTTTTCAAGACGGCAGTTAAATTCCGTTTCAGATGCAGGCTCTTTGCATAACCACTTGACAAagaaacacccccctccccaaaaaaaaaaaaacgatactCCAATTAGGTAGGCATCTTAGGTACCTGCCCGCCAGCTGGAGTCACATGACAAACTCGCGCCGAAAAGGAGCACGGGACGTCGTGAGCGATACGCCGCATGCGCGTGCACGTCCCGTGAGCGTGATTTACGTCCGTCTTTACGTACTCATGGTACGGAACGCCTTTTACGAATAGGAGTCTGCTTCGGAAACGACATAGGTAAGTTATACTGCAGATAGCGTATATAATGCATCAGAGAGGTATGCCGATATCTCAGTTTTGATGTGCGAAAGTAGGCAGCGTGTCAACGTTTTATCCGTGGTTTTTCCTCTTTTCTTTTGAGCGGGGAATTTACGTAGCCGTTTCGTTCAAACCCACGCAAAGGTGGCTGTAAATAAGGAGTAGGTGGGTTTGGCGCGCGCTGGCTCGAGCCACGAGGAAAGCGGCTAGCTAAAGGGGCGACCGGATCTAcagcattttttctttatttttcttgCGCGTTGGTTTAAACGGTGAGTGTCCCGCCAGATCTGTTAAGTATCGGGGaaccagttttttttcccttttgttATCGCGGACTGATTGATTTTCGGACTGGTGAGACCATCCGCTGTCGCTCAGCCGTTGCCGGTGTTTGTTGCTTATTATACGGCTTCACCGCTATCAACCTGCGAGAGTGCATCTAAAGATAACGGGGTTTAGCTAGTTAATGTAACAAATTTACCTTCCATCCACCCTCCTTAACGGATGTGTCGAACACATTAATTCTTTCGGaaaatattagcaaattagccaAACGGTGTTTACAACCTGATCGGCGACTGTTGTCATAAATGGCGCTCTTTAATCCAATTCCTGGCGTTTCCTCCGATATTTTATACGTGACTGTACATACAGCCACCGCATTGTACTGTAATAGCAGTGCTTATGGATCGTCGTATTTCCCCCTTTGCTAATTTACGTGTTGACATTTTAGGTCCTTGCAGGAAAGGGGCGTGAATTATTTAATAGCTAAGGGGCTGATGGCTCTTCAGTTTCGGCGTTGCGTTGGTTCTTCTGTGGTTGCACACCCGGGCTCGCACTCTGCCACACGGAAACTTTGCACTGCACTAAAATAATGCCGACTGTGCCTGTTTTTTTGTGGTGGAGAGCAGCGCATGGCGTACAGGCCGCCGCTAAGGCAGGCCCATTCTTTGTCTTGGGTGTTCTTGGGAGTTGCAGTCCACGACTGAAGGCCTTTTGTGCTCCACATGCCGTCTAATGACCGCGCTGCTTGCGGacagatataaaaatgaatctgtACTTGGTCCGGTGAATGTGGTCGATTTAGGGAGCACCAATTTTAACTTTAACTTAAACTTATTCATTTTTGTAAGctggaaaaatatatttttggctacCGAGTACAAGTTCTACTTGTCTTGTTCAGTAACTGATGGAAATGTATGTCGCTCAAATACATAAACTTTTCTGGAGCTGTGATATTTGGCTCACGATTTTTGTATAAAAAGTAATGGTTACATTGTCACTTTGTGTTTATACTATCACAGATTATATAAATCCACCGTTTTTAAATaagcatatttatttttagcttGGATTTGTCTGGAGGCACGTGGTATATTGAGGTTTGCGTGTGTACATGAATGTCATGAGGTTGTGACTTATCTCTCTTGCAGGTCATTATGGGTAAGAAACAAATTGGCAAATCGAAGAAGGAGGCAGAGCAGCCTGAAGAATTTGTGGTGGAGAAAGTGATTGACCAGCGTATTGTGAATGGGAAGGTGGAATACTTCCTGAAATGGAAAGGCTTCTCAGAGTAAGTACAACATCCTTTGGGCTCCAGGTGTGTGTTGTGGTGCTCCTTTTTTTTATAGTGACACTTGCCATTATGAAAATGCTTGTCGTTTAAAGGGCTGTCGCATCTCATTGGTTAGCTGTTGTATGGTGGGGGGGCGGGACTAAGACGCCACATGTGCTCTCTGCCTCCTCAGTACAGACAACACCTGGGAGCCTGAGGAGAATTTAGATTGTCCAGACCTGATAGAGGCGTTTCTGGCCACCCAGAAGTCTGTTGTTGAGCGGCCAGACTCGAACAAGAGGAAACCTTCCACCGATGGGACTGATTCAGAAGAGAGCAAAGCGAAGAAGAAGAAGGATGTGGTGAGTTTTTGGTTTTTCTTGGGAAAAGTGTCACGAaatcataaaacaaattaagtaaaaaggaaattaatagTATTGGATGTGCGGCCAAATGAAAGACCCAAGCTTAAATTGTGATGCAAGATAAGGATGGCAtgacaagatttttttttttttttttttacatatatacAAAGTGATTTAAACGGTACTGATTTAAATGATTGTCTCTGAGAACGCATGCAGCACTGCAAAAGCagtggaggtaaactttaaactgatttttaaacggAGGCTAGAAAATCTTAAAAAGGGTTagacattaaaattgcaaaacttgctgagtttttatttattttatgaggCAGAGTAAATATGTTTTGGCAAAATTTTGAACTCCCTGCGCTATCATGTGCATACAGAACTGAAAGTAATAATGAGAAAAGCTCTTTTCGAAGCTGAGTATCCTGCTTTGTGTCGATGTCATTCAGCGCTGGTACCAGTTCTTATGCCGGTGGAAATCCAACCCCTTAAAGTACCGTGCTTTTTGTACTTGATGGAATTACCGAGCGGTGCCTGGTGCGGTGGGAAAGTTCCCTTTGAATTCATGCCCTAAGCTGCTGAACAGGTTGCTGGTTAAGGAAGTGTGGTATTACGGAATATGCATCACAAGCAATTCCACAAACATGCAAGAAACATACGGTACAGCTGCCAGATGTTTTCCGGGGCCATCAAATGGTGTATTTGGGCCGTTCAATCTGCCAGGTGATAATTAACCTGGGCGCCGACGTGAGAGGCAGCATGTCCTTTGGCTCCGTGTCTGTGTTCTACATCTCTTTTAGTCCTAAAATTCCTTCTGGATACGTAAAGTatatctatctctctctctaaaATAAAGCAAGGATGAACCTGTAATTTGCTCACGTCAGCCCTCACATGTTCTCTGCCAACAGGCTTAACTCTCACAGGCTGTTGATGTTGTCTTGCAGGCTGAAAAACCTCGTGGGTTTGCCCGTAACCTTGAGCCTGAGCGTATCATTGGAGCCACAGATAGCAGTGGAGAGCTGATGTTTCTCATGAAATGGTGAGTCGGCAGTAGTAGGTGGGCATCTCGGCTGTCCGTGAACTGGCTTGTAAACCAGCCACACTTCAGCATCAATACAGGTTTAATCCTATGAAAGGCGCAATGTTTCGTGGGAACTCGCTGATGTATAACTTCTAATGGAaacttctttttttaaatggggggtgtgtgtgtgggtgtatataTATTAATGCTCATAAGGTTGCACAACTAATGCAGCATGAAACGTCTGAGTGGAAGTAGTAACTGCAAGCAGGAATTGGCAGTGGCTTTGGTGCCGCTAGTAATTTGGGTGTAGCTGCTGATGAGGAAATGGAAAGTCCCCGACAATCGGCTTCTTACTCATACATGTATTTGGTTAAGTTGGTAATGGCTGTGAAGTTCAACTCATTCGTAACAGGTTTTTGACTTGAACGCTATCAAGGGGGCACCTGTACTTTTGACGCTGGTCTTCAACTGTCGTGATTCACTTATCAGCAAAGCAGTGTTTGAAAGTACGGCCCGATTTCTTCctggcaggaaagactctgaCGAGGCAGACCTGGTCCCGGCGAAAGAGGCCAACGTCCGCTGCCCCCAAGTGGTCATCGCGTTCTATGAAGAGCGTCTCACATGGCACTCGTGTCCTGAGGATGAGCAGCAGTAGTGTCTGGCTGCTCCCCCTCCCTGCTTGCTCTTTTAATCTTGTGGTAGTctccccttacccccccccccccccccccccccccaccgtttcCAGGTAACATTTAGTTTAAATCGCAGTGCAGAGTGGCGATTGGCTGTTTGTGTGGATTTTACAGGTAGGATGTCTAGGGGCTAACTTTATGGAATGAGAGGGGCAGTGATTATgtaggggctggggggggcttgTTTATTAAAAACTCCGTATGAGCAGAGAGGGTCGACTTGTCAGTTTTTAATTTGATGTCCCTGGTGCAGCTGCCAGGTGCTTCCCAGGGCTGTGAAATGGTGTATTTGGGGCTTTCAATCTGCCAGGTGATGCATACCTCAATATTTGAAGGAGAGACCAATTGATGCATTTTAAACTGCCCCCTGAAGTTCCTTAGTgtattcattttaattattctAGGTGACTTGTACTGGATGCTTTTCTCCTCGAGTTGCTGTTCTTAATGCCATTTTAGGCTTTTGTCTTTGACCCAACgtgtgctctctgttcataGCTTGTTTTGCCGCCCGTCAACTTGTAGTGTCATTTGAAACTTTGTTGCATACTTGAATCATATTTGAACAGTGACACTGTATATTCACTTTGTAAATATTTTCAACTGTTCAATAAAGGTTTATATGCTTCATTTATAATTCGTCCCctttttgacttttttttccataaGCTGTCCATCTTTAATGTCTTGCTGTTGTGCTTTTCTAGATGTACGTGAAACTTCTGGACATGTGACTTGGGCAGGAGTGCAACCAAACAAACTGCTATACTGATGGAAAACTTATCGCTGTTTGAACATTCTTAATGAGAGATGTTACCCTGGGCAGACGGTGTAATGCCAAATGGAAGACACACAGGTGTATGAGAGAGAAATATGGCAGCGTTATTTCAGTCTACATATTGTGCAGCTTAATGGTAATGGGTGACTAGTGGACTGGGCTTGGACAGTATTATGATAAGGTCTACTGTGCTATTTTTAAATTTCGCCTATGCGTAATCTCCCTTGAGTTCACTGGAACGCTGGAATAGCAGTGCTGTAGGAAGAAAAAGTCAAATTGCTGTCAATCATAGTGCATGCGTTCCTGAAGTAGCAGTGCCGGCTTTGCAATctgcatgtttaaaaaaaaaatatggaaatGATCTAGTGATCCTTCTAGGGGTGATGTTTGGATGGAGTAATAAACTACCACCCAAACCCATGTGGGGCGACTCATCAGACAAACATTTCTGAAAGTGGACTAAGCGGTGAATTGATTACTTCACTTTCCACGTCAattgaaccgacaaccttccgGACGCAAGTATGGTTCTCTGCCTGGCTGAGCTACAACAGGCAGCGGGGGACCTGGACAGTACAAATCCTCTGAACTGGGGTGGTTGCCGTCTGTTCCTGCTGCCTCGCTGTGGTAtatcctcttcagctcagcctcGGGGATAGTGTCTGGAGCACTGTGCTCCTCTGGCCATGGGTGAGCCATGCGGCTGCATGAACCTCGCGCTTCACGTGTCCTTCAATCTGGTTCACCGACTAAACATATTGATTACTCTGCTTGTGGTTAAAAGCCGGTCTTGTTGATGGAAGGAGTCTTTCTCGCTGTTCATCCGTTCATCGATTTTCTGAAATTATTTGTCCTATTCAAGGTTGTGGGGAGCGTGGAGTCTATGAGcaggaggcaggaaacaacctaggatgggacatcgacccatcacagggcacattcccACACTATTCGGGCAATCTGGCAAATCCAGTTAACCTCAATATGTTTTTGGGCTATGGGGGGAAAACCAGAGCAAACCCCAGTGTGACAAGGGGAGACCATGTGGgaaactcaaaccctggtcccagaggtgtgaggcaacagtgataacTGCAGTGGAAACATGCCAGCCCATCTTTCTCACTGCATGCAATCAAAATGAAAGATGAAGTAAAACTGACTTTGCTACCCACAGTTTGGTTTGGTGATAtggctgtgattttttttttatgtaatgtTCTAACACCACAAGTGGGGAAGTATGGAGGCTAGTCACGTGATTTATGATGAGGCCAGTTTGGACTTTGTGTTCAATCAGGTATTCCGaagatgagatttttttttttaattgacgcGAAGCTTGTCTGTTTTGTCCCAGGACACAGCGATGGCAAGGCATTCCATATGTGATAGTGCATGCATGGGACCAGTTCATTTCTCCTGAATTTTATGTCTAGAGGCAAATTTAAGTCCCTTTGTGTCAGTCTTTATAAGCATTACAGTACTTCTTGGAGTAATCATTTCCATAGCAGGGTGTGTACAAAGTCATCGTAGAAGGTGATGTATGACATTGAAGTAGAATTTATGCATGTGGCACAGATATCAAACACAGGAAGTGTACACTATGCAGACCAATGACCAAAAAGAGAAAAGGGACCAACCAGACACATTCTTTTGAGATAAACACTGAATGTCTTGTGCTCTGTTGATCATTAACCGTGTGGTGA encodes:
- the cbx3a gene encoding chromobox protein homolog 3a isoform X1, producing the protein MGKKQIGKSKKEAEQPEEFVVEKVIDQRIVNGKVEYFLKWKGFSDTDNTWEPEENLDCPDLIEAFLATQKSVVERPDSNKRKPSTDGTDSEESKAKKKKDVAEKPRGFARNLEPERIIGATDSSGELMFLMKWKDSDEADLVPAKEANVRCPQVVIAFYEERLTWHSCPEDEQQ